The following coding sequences are from one uncultured Cohaesibacter sp. window:
- a CDS encoding helix-turn-helix transcriptional regulator: MISLVTASKGKAKLRDNVRARRLGMNLTQAGLADRSGVPLPTLRKFEQTGSISLEAFLKLLMVVGGIEEVIEATENRTEEFTSIDDVLKPEPGLKRKRGRLK; encoded by the coding sequence ATGATATCACTTGTTACAGCATCAAAGGGTAAGGCGAAGCTGCGGGACAATGTCCGCGCAAGACGTCTTGGTATGAATTTGACACAGGCCGGTCTTGCTGATCGTTCGGGTGTTCCTTTGCCGACATTGCGGAAGTTTGAACAGACCGGCTCAATCTCGCTTGAGGCTTTTCTCAAGCTCCTGATGGTCGTGGGCGGGATCGAAGAGGTGATCGAGGCAACGGAAAATCGGACGGAAGAATTTACCTCCATTGATGATGTCTTGAAACCGGAACCGGGCCTCAAACGCAAGAGGGGGCGCCTTAAATGA
- a CDS encoding type II toxin-antitoxin system HipA family toxin, which yields MIDFQPVREIKVGLDFGDDVISVGRLAIRDGRIYFEYDASFIDVGIELSPLRLPLKRGVSSFDPFLFEGLPGLFNDSLPDGWGRLLFDRFARSHGVLPHEISPLDRLAYMGRRALGALVYEPDHAVGEQEGTISLDALADQAQEILEGRAEDVLEDLLALNGSSAGARPKALLGVDRDRRVIIHGVSDLPDGFDHWLIKFPNSQDGIDAGVVEYVYALMAKDAGIEMPDVHLFPAASGPGYFGIRRFDRVGDQRFHMHTACGLLHSDFRTPSVDYEDLVALTQMLTRDIREVEKLYRLAVFNVLAHNRDDHSKNFSFLMARDGNWRLSPAYDLTFSSGPRGEQSTMVMGEGRNPGIEHLKKLGKEASLPKGRADEIIADVKAALLQWQSLAKEFGVSPETLQVISSRLLMEP from the coding sequence ATGATCGACTTTCAGCCAGTCAGGGAAATCAAGGTTGGTCTTGATTTCGGCGATGATGTCATTTCTGTTGGCCGCCTCGCCATTCGGGATGGACGGATCTATTTCGAATATGATGCCTCTTTCATCGATGTTGGAATAGAGCTTTCCCCTTTGCGCCTGCCTTTGAAGCGTGGTGTTTCAAGCTTCGATCCCTTTCTCTTTGAAGGCCTTCCGGGTCTGTTCAATGACAGCTTGCCGGATGGCTGGGGGAGACTGCTGTTTGATCGCTTTGCCCGATCGCATGGTGTCTTGCCGCACGAGATCTCTCCTTTGGATCGCCTCGCCTATATGGGGCGTCGGGCGCTCGGCGCGTTGGTTTATGAGCCTGATCATGCTGTTGGTGAGCAGGAAGGGACCATCAGTCTTGATGCACTGGCAGATCAGGCCCAGGAGATATTGGAAGGGCGAGCGGAAGATGTCCTTGAAGATCTGCTGGCATTGAATGGCTCCTCCGCGGGAGCCAGACCAAAGGCACTCCTGGGTGTCGACCGGGATCGCAGAGTGATTATTCATGGCGTATCTGATTTGCCAGACGGATTTGATCACTGGCTGATCAAGTTCCCCAATAGCCAAGACGGGATCGATGCGGGAGTCGTGGAATATGTTTACGCTCTGATGGCCAAGGATGCTGGCATTGAAATGCCGGATGTTCATTTGTTCCCGGCAGCGAGCGGACCGGGATATTTCGGGATCCGGCGGTTCGACCGTGTGGGCGATCAGCGCTTCCACATGCATACGGCCTGCGGCCTGCTTCATTCAGATTTCCGAACGCCATCGGTGGATTATGAGGATCTGGTCGCCTTAACGCAGATGCTGACAAGAGACATTCGAGAAGTTGAGAAGCTCTATCGACTGGCCGTTTTCAACGTTCTGGCTCATAACCGTGATGATCACTCCAAGAATTTCAGCTTTCTCATGGCGCGTGATGGCAATTGGCGTCTGTCACCAGCCTACGACCTGACCTTCTCTTCCGGTCCGCGAGGAGAGCAAAGCACCATGGTGATGGGGGAGGGGCGCAATCCCGGCATTGAGCATCTGAAAAAGCTGGGAAAAGAAGCCTCTCTGCCAAAAGGTCGGGCAGATGAAATCATCGCTGATGTCAAAGCCGCGTTACTACAATGGCAATCTCTGGCAAAAGAATTTGGTGTTTCGCCAGAGACACTGCAAGTGATCAGCAGCAGGCTTCTGATGGAGCCCTAA